The following are encoded together in the Cololabis saira isolate AMF1-May2022 chromosome 5, fColSai1.1, whole genome shotgun sequence genome:
- the cetp gene encoding cholesteryl ester transfer protein isoform X2 — protein sequence MPCDVSPRLLLLIFTMFGMAHSCLQDPVSAYRFTGTVCRLTYPAAAVLNEKTTKVIEAAFQHARYPSMQGEKSLLFVGKISYGLDNLEIHNLSIGRSAFELLPGKGIALEISNVSAVFRGTLKYGYGSWLVNVAQAIDLEIESQIDLGIKPKLYCGKGKVAADTSDCYLTFHKLRLHLQGDKEPNWLKRVFTDFITFTVKLVIKGQICKEINKLADIMAEFIQDTAAHLLSDGGISVDIGVTAPPVITANYIESYHKGLTNYRNVTSVISDSVFHPSQLTENKMLYFWFSDQFFNPLIAAAHEDGRFQLNISSEELTELFKTSLSSVMPEYIEKCLIDSAELRVWSSSAPFLNTSTTGSRVSAQASGELHCGNQGTPALFFQTNVSIDITVSYTDKKLFLHGTPKEISVLRAEQPSQNTMLQDDSQLQFIREAVERIGIPKVLSVLEVEITRLMDKQGVNLFDIIDPEVLPQDGFLVTQMDFGFPHHLLVDFLKKTLQ from the exons ATGCCCTGCGATGTTTCGCCACGGCTGCTACTCCTGATCTTTACTATGTTTGGGATGGCCCACAGTTGCCTGCAGGACCCTGTTTCAGCCTACAGATTCACTGGAACTGTCTGCAGACTCACctaccctgctgctgctgtgt TGAATGAGAaaaccacaaaagtgattgaagcAGCATTTCAACATGCCCGATACCCAAGTATGCAGGGagagaaatctctgctcttcgTAGGCAAAATCTCATATGGCCTGGACAA TTTAGAGATTCACAACCTGTCGATTGGTCGGAGCGCGTTTGAGCTGCTTCCAGGGAAAGGCATTGCCCTGGAAATAAGCAATGTGTCTGCAGTGTTCAGAGGGACCTTAAAGTATGGATACGGCAGTTGGCT TGTCAATGTTGCACAAGCTATTGACTTGGAGATTGAGTCTCAGATTGATCTTGGAATCAAGCCAAAGCTTT ACTGTGGCAAGGGGAAGGTTGCGGCAGACACGTCAGATTGTTATCTGACATTTCACAAGCTTCGTCTTCACCTGCAAGGAGACAAAGA GCCAAACTGGCTGAAGAGAGTCTTCACCGACTTTATCACCTTCACTGTTAAGCTGGTCATTAAAGGACAG ATTTGTAAGGAGATTAACAAGCTTGCAGACATAATGGCTGAGTTTATCCAAGACACAGCGG CGCACTTACTCAGTGATGGAGGCATCAGTGTGGACATCGGTGTTACTGCTCCACCTGTCATCACTGCTAACTACATAGAATCATACCACAAG GGTCTGACCAACTACAGAAATGTAACTTCTGTGATCAGCGACTCGGTTTTCCATCCAAGCCAACTGACCGAAAACAAGATGCTTTACTTTTGGTTTTCAG ACCAGTTCTTCAACCCCTTGATTGCTGCTGCTCATGAAGACGGCCGCTTTCAACTCAACATTTCATCAGAGGAGCTGACT GAGCTTTTTAAGACCAGTCTCTCCAGTGTCATGCCTGAATATATTGAAAAG TGTCTGATAGACTCTGCAGAGCTCCGAGTGTGGAGTTCATCCGCTCCCTTTCTTAACACCTCCACCACCGGGTCAAGGGTCAGCGCACAGGCCTCTGGAGAACTCCACTGTGGGAATCAGGGCACGCCAGCACTCTTCTTCCAAACG AACGTGTCCATAGATATCACAGTTTCCTATACTGACAAGAAACTCTTCCTGCATGGCACACCCAAAGA GATCTCAGTGCTCCGGGCCGAGCAACCCTCACAGAATACAATG TTGCAAGATGATTCCCAACTGCAATTCATAAGAGAAGCTGTGGAGAGAATAGGTATTCCTAAAGTCCTGTCAG taCTTGAGGTTGAGATCACCAGACTGATGGACAAACAAGGTGTAAACTTATTTGACATCATTGACCCTGAAGTGCTTCCTCAGGAC GGTTTTCTGGTGACTCAGATGGACTTTGGCTTCCCTCATCACCTCCTGGTTGACTTCCTCAAGAAGACGCTGCAGTAA
- the cetp gene encoding cholesteryl ester transfer protein isoform X1, protein MHDALRCFATAATPDLYYVWDGPQLPAGPCFSLQIHWNCLQTHLPCCCLNEKTTKVIEAAFQHARYPSMQGEKSLLFVGKISYGLDNLEIHNLSIGRSAFELLPGKGIALEISNVSAVFRGTLKYGYGSWLVNVAQAIDLEIESQIDLGIKPKLYCGKGKVAADTSDCYLTFHKLRLHLQGDKEPNWLKRVFTDFITFTVKLVIKGQICKEINKLADIMAEFIQDTAAHLLSDGGISVDIGVTAPPVITANYIESYHKGLTNYRNVTSVISDSVFHPSQLTENKMLYFWFSDQFFNPLIAAAHEDGRFQLNISSEELTELFKTSLSSVMPEYIEKCLIDSAELRVWSSSAPFLNTSTTGSRVSAQASGELHCGNQGTPALFFQTNVSIDITVSYTDKKLFLHGTPKEISVLRAEQPSQNTMLQDDSQLQFIREAVERIGIPKVLSVLEVEITRLMDKQGVNLFDIIDPEVLPQDGFLVTQMDFGFPHHLLVDFLKKTLQ, encoded by the exons ATGCACGATGCCCTGCGATGTTTCGCCACGGCTGCTACTCCTGATCTTTACTATGTTTGGGATGGCCCACAGTTGCCTGCAGGACCCTGTTTCAGCCTACAGATTCACTGGAACTGTCTGCAGACTCACctaccctgctgctgct TGAATGAGAaaaccacaaaagtgattgaagcAGCATTTCAACATGCCCGATACCCAAGTATGCAGGGagagaaatctctgctcttcgTAGGCAAAATCTCATATGGCCTGGACAA TTTAGAGATTCACAACCTGTCGATTGGTCGGAGCGCGTTTGAGCTGCTTCCAGGGAAAGGCATTGCCCTGGAAATAAGCAATGTGTCTGCAGTGTTCAGAGGGACCTTAAAGTATGGATACGGCAGTTGGCT TGTCAATGTTGCACAAGCTATTGACTTGGAGATTGAGTCTCAGATTGATCTTGGAATCAAGCCAAAGCTTT ACTGTGGCAAGGGGAAGGTTGCGGCAGACACGTCAGATTGTTATCTGACATTTCACAAGCTTCGTCTTCACCTGCAAGGAGACAAAGA GCCAAACTGGCTGAAGAGAGTCTTCACCGACTTTATCACCTTCACTGTTAAGCTGGTCATTAAAGGACAG ATTTGTAAGGAGATTAACAAGCTTGCAGACATAATGGCTGAGTTTATCCAAGACACAGCGG CGCACTTACTCAGTGATGGAGGCATCAGTGTGGACATCGGTGTTACTGCTCCACCTGTCATCACTGCTAACTACATAGAATCATACCACAAG GGTCTGACCAACTACAGAAATGTAACTTCTGTGATCAGCGACTCGGTTTTCCATCCAAGCCAACTGACCGAAAACAAGATGCTTTACTTTTGGTTTTCAG ACCAGTTCTTCAACCCCTTGATTGCTGCTGCTCATGAAGACGGCCGCTTTCAACTCAACATTTCATCAGAGGAGCTGACT GAGCTTTTTAAGACCAGTCTCTCCAGTGTCATGCCTGAATATATTGAAAAG TGTCTGATAGACTCTGCAGAGCTCCGAGTGTGGAGTTCATCCGCTCCCTTTCTTAACACCTCCACCACCGGGTCAAGGGTCAGCGCACAGGCCTCTGGAGAACTCCACTGTGGGAATCAGGGCACGCCAGCACTCTTCTTCCAAACG AACGTGTCCATAGATATCACAGTTTCCTATACTGACAAGAAACTCTTCCTGCATGGCACACCCAAAGA GATCTCAGTGCTCCGGGCCGAGCAACCCTCACAGAATACAATG TTGCAAGATGATTCCCAACTGCAATTCATAAGAGAAGCTGTGGAGAGAATAGGTATTCCTAAAGTCCTGTCAG taCTTGAGGTTGAGATCACCAGACTGATGGACAAACAAGGTGTAAACTTATTTGACATCATTGACCCTGAAGTGCTTCCTCAGGAC GGTTTTCTGGTGACTCAGATGGACTTTGGCTTCCCTCATCACCTCCTGGTTGACTTCCTCAAGAAGACGCTGCAGTAA